In Megalopta genalis isolate 19385.01 chromosome 7, iyMegGena1_principal, whole genome shotgun sequence, a single window of DNA contains:
- the Cdc23 gene encoding cell division cycle protein 23 isoform X1, whose product MDESIKFDIKEVRTDIMRAIKECSQRGLLHSAKWLAELSYSLKDVKLNVHDITADLYLADVCEEEDTYILAKCYFDSKEYDRAAYFTENCKTPKVRFLHIYSRYLSGETKKIHEAPVLPPNPVKNDSLKLLCSDLRKDHIADKLDGFELYLFGVTLKKLHLAREAMDVLVEAIHKQPMHWGSWLELVSLITDKEKLENLCLPNHWMKHFFIAHMHIELQLTDEGIALFYELQSMGFQKSGYIRAQTAMAIHYRRDADNAIETFKRIIKEDPYCLDNMDTYSNLLYVREMRVELANLAHRATEIDKYRLETCCIVGNYYSLRGDHQKAVLYFHRALKMNPRYLSAWTLLGHEFMEMKNTNGAIHSYRQAIEVNRRDYRAWYGLGQTYEILKMPFYAIYYYKQAQLLRPYDSRMVLALGEAYEKQDKIQDSLKCYYKAWSIGDIEGVALLKLATLYEKLGVHISAAAAYTDFVREESSNADRTDLSHAYKYLTQYHLNREELYLANYYAQKCLQFDETKEEAKALLRTIAQKRVKVEETSMVIEDMNETDPVIEQGERADTTPGNQLSPMNLSFMPTS is encoded by the exons ATGGATGAATCTATAAAGTTCGATATAAAAGAGGTTAGGACTGACATTATGCGCGCAATAAAAGAATGTTCACAACGAGGATTGTTGCATTCCGCAAAATG GTTGGCGGAATTAAGTTATTCTTTGAAAGACGTCAAGTTGAACGTTCACGATATTACTGCCGATTTGTACTTGGCAGATgtatgcgaagaagaagatacATACATTTTAGCAAAATGTTACTTTGATTCAAAAGAATACGATAGAGCTGCATATTTTACAGAGAACTGTAAAACACCAAAGGTTAGATTTCTACACATATACTCTCGGTATTTATCGGGAGAAACCAAGAAGATACACGAAGCGCCAGTATTGCCTCCTAACCCTGTCAAAAATGATAGCTTAAAATTATTATGCTCCGATTTGAGAAAAGATCATATAGCCGATAAACTGGATGGATTTGAATTGTATCTTTTTGGGGTAACATTAAAGAAGCTACACTTGGCTAGAGAAGCCATGGATGTACTGGTTGAAGCAATCCACAAGCAACCTATGCACTGGGGATCTTGGCTAGAATTAGTTTCTCTGATAACAGATAAAGAAAAACTCGAGAACTTGTGCCTACCAAATCATTggatgaaacatttttttattgctCATATGCATATAGAACTGCAACTGACAGACGAAGGTATAGCTTTATTCTATGAACTGCAATCGATGGGATTTCAAAAAAGTGGTTACATACGTGCTCAGACCGCGATGGCGATTCATTACAGGAGAG ATGCTGATAATGCTATAGAAACATTTAAAAGAATAATAAAGGAGGATCCGTACTGTCTGGATAATATGGATACGTACTCCAATTTACTATATGTAAGGGAAATGAGAGTCGAGCTGGCAAATTTGGCACATAGAGCAACAGAAATAGACAAATATAGGTTAGAAACATGTTGCATAGTAG GCAATTACTATAGTTTAAGAGGTGATCATCAAAAGGCAGTCCTGTATTTCCACAGGGCATTGAAAATGAATCCGCGGTATCTTTCTGCTTGGACATTGCTAGGCCATGAATTTATGGAAATGAAAAATACTAACGGCGCCATTCACAGCTATCGACAGGCTATTG AGGTAAATAGACGGGATTACAGGGCATGGTATGGTTTAGGACAAACGtatgaaattttgaaaatgCCATTTTATGCGATCTACTATTACAAACAAGCCCAGCTGTTGAGACCGTACGACAGTAGGATGGTGTTGGCTTTAGGAGAGGCGTACGAGAAACAAGACAAAATACAAGACTCGTTGAAGTGTTATTACAAAGCGTGGAGCATTGGTGACATCGAAGGAGTGGCATTGTTGAAATTGGCTAC ATTGTACGAAAAGTTGGGTGTACACATCAGCGCAGCAGCCGCTTACACCGACTTTGTCAGAGAAGAGAGCAGCAACGCGGATAGAACCGACTTGAGTCATgcatataaatatttaacacaGTATCATCTAAATCGCGAAGAGTTGTATCTAGCCAATTATTATGCCCAGAAATGTCTGCAGTTCGATGAAACGAAAGAAGAAGCTAAAGCATTGCTCAGGACGATCGCTCAGAAAAGAGTAAAAGTCGAAGAGACGTCGATGGTG ATAGAGGACATGAACGAAACGGATCCCGTCATAGAGCAAGGAGAACGAGCAGACACTACTCCAGGAAATCAATTATCACCGATGAACCTGTCGTTTATGCCAACGTCATAA
- the Cdc23 gene encoding cell division cycle protein 23 isoform X2, translating to MDESIKFDIKEVRTDIMRAIKECSQRGLLHSAKWLAELSYSLKDVKLNVHDITADLYLADVCEEEDTYILAKCYFDSKEYDRAAYFTENCKTPKVRFLHIYSRYLSGETKKIHEAPVLPPNPVKNDSLKLLCSDLRKDHIADKLDGFELYLFGVTLKKLHLAREAMDVLVEAIHKQPMHWGSWLELVSLITDKEKLENLCLPNHWMKHFFIAHMHIELQLTDEGIALFYELQSMGFQKSGYIRAQTAMAIHYRRDADNAIETFKRIIKEDPYCLDNMDTYSNLLYVREMRVELANLAHRATEIDKYRALKMNPRYLSAWTLLGHEFMEMKNTNGAIHSYRQAIEVNRRDYRAWYGLGQTYEILKMPFYAIYYYKQAQLLRPYDSRMVLALGEAYEKQDKIQDSLKCYYKAWSIGDIEGVALLKLATLYEKLGVHISAAAAYTDFVREESSNADRTDLSHAYKYLTQYHLNREELYLANYYAQKCLQFDETKEEAKALLRTIAQKRVKVEETSMVIEDMNETDPVIEQGERADTTPGNQLSPMNLSFMPTS from the exons ATGGATGAATCTATAAAGTTCGATATAAAAGAGGTTAGGACTGACATTATGCGCGCAATAAAAGAATGTTCACAACGAGGATTGTTGCATTCCGCAAAATG GTTGGCGGAATTAAGTTATTCTTTGAAAGACGTCAAGTTGAACGTTCACGATATTACTGCCGATTTGTACTTGGCAGATgtatgcgaagaagaagatacATACATTTTAGCAAAATGTTACTTTGATTCAAAAGAATACGATAGAGCTGCATATTTTACAGAGAACTGTAAAACACCAAAGGTTAGATTTCTACACATATACTCTCGGTATTTATCGGGAGAAACCAAGAAGATACACGAAGCGCCAGTATTGCCTCCTAACCCTGTCAAAAATGATAGCTTAAAATTATTATGCTCCGATTTGAGAAAAGATCATATAGCCGATAAACTGGATGGATTTGAATTGTATCTTTTTGGGGTAACATTAAAGAAGCTACACTTGGCTAGAGAAGCCATGGATGTACTGGTTGAAGCAATCCACAAGCAACCTATGCACTGGGGATCTTGGCTAGAATTAGTTTCTCTGATAACAGATAAAGAAAAACTCGAGAACTTGTGCCTACCAAATCATTggatgaaacatttttttattgctCATATGCATATAGAACTGCAACTGACAGACGAAGGTATAGCTTTATTCTATGAACTGCAATCGATGGGATTTCAAAAAAGTGGTTACATACGTGCTCAGACCGCGATGGCGATTCATTACAGGAGAG ATGCTGATAATGCTATAGAAACATTTAAAAGAATAATAAAGGAGGATCCGTACTGTCTGGATAATATGGATACGTACTCCAATTTACTATATGTAAGGGAAATGAGAGTCGAGCTGGCAAATTTGGCACATAGAGCAACAGAAATAGACAAATATAG GGCATTGAAAATGAATCCGCGGTATCTTTCTGCTTGGACATTGCTAGGCCATGAATTTATGGAAATGAAAAATACTAACGGCGCCATTCACAGCTATCGACAGGCTATTG AGGTAAATAGACGGGATTACAGGGCATGGTATGGTTTAGGACAAACGtatgaaattttgaaaatgCCATTTTATGCGATCTACTATTACAAACAAGCCCAGCTGTTGAGACCGTACGACAGTAGGATGGTGTTGGCTTTAGGAGAGGCGTACGAGAAACAAGACAAAATACAAGACTCGTTGAAGTGTTATTACAAAGCGTGGAGCATTGGTGACATCGAAGGAGTGGCATTGTTGAAATTGGCTAC ATTGTACGAAAAGTTGGGTGTACACATCAGCGCAGCAGCCGCTTACACCGACTTTGTCAGAGAAGAGAGCAGCAACGCGGATAGAACCGACTTGAGTCATgcatataaatatttaacacaGTATCATCTAAATCGCGAAGAGTTGTATCTAGCCAATTATTATGCCCAGAAATGTCTGCAGTTCGATGAAACGAAAGAAGAAGCTAAAGCATTGCTCAGGACGATCGCTCAGAAAAGAGTAAAAGTCGAAGAGACGTCGATGGTG ATAGAGGACATGAACGAAACGGATCCCGTCATAGAGCAAGGAGAACGAGCAGACACTACTCCAGGAAATCAATTATCACCGATGAACCTGTCGTTTATGCCAACGTCATAA
- the LOC117221737 gene encoding uncharacterized protein LOC117221737, which yields MASFDFMYMISESSIRYIMRSLHRLSFRILGTSTVIDSTSTTIAVQKIDENFNIDAERDLQPGTQSAPAPEVYMDVCGVTYCTENNITIVNESMDIDRSMPFPTSEEPMELSTPECSYEESHTAMETSLEDKNLYIDEEESNPSLDEEKMEICQNQCDSSDDDYSFIYDDDYSFIYDDLTDYKREKMLREQDKFNRKEGGSSKDLFSDDDVKMVPVDTKPKIRSCCEQAAYMSHPNHYQNKEEKQESICMADNEYSSDDSASTDFVINKIVNVFLDRRSPSGFPVLLQNPPLWKQIHTDQYVQKTSIIPPAPSPMRHLYYDYPEFMENPKIDTLLTVLDFANVNHL from the exons ATGGCATCGTTCGATTTTATGTACATGATAAGCGAAAGCAGTATCAGATACATTATGCGTTCGCTGCATCGGTTGAGCTTCCGCATACTCGGAACAAGTACTGTGATCGATAGTACAAGTACTACGATCGCTGTTCAAAAAATTGATGAAAATTTTAACATCGATGCAGAACGTGATCTCCAACCGGGAACGCAAAGTGCGCCGGCCCCTGAAGTGTACATGGACGTATGTGGTGTTACATATTGCACCGAAAATAATATAACGATCGTGAATGAGTCCATGGATATCGATAGATCCATGCCGTTCCCTACTTCAGAAGAACCTATGGAGTTATCGACACCGGAATGCAGCTATGAAGAATCACATACGGCAATGGAAACATCGTTGGAAGATAAAAACTTGTACATTGATGAGGAAGAAAGCAATCCATCGCTGGATGAAGAGAAGATGGAGATATGCCAGAATCAGTGCGATTCGTCCGATGACGACTATTCGTTCATCTACGATGACGACTATTCGTTCATCTACGATGACCTCACTGATTACAAAAGGGAAAAAATGTTGCGCGAACAGGATAAGTTTAACAGGAAGGAGGGTGGCTCAAGCAAAGATCTATTTTCTGATGACGACGTCAAAATGGTCCCAGTGGATACTAAGCCCAAGATACGATCTTGCTGCGAGCAAGCGGCCTATATGTCGCATCCAAATCATTATCAG AACAAGGAAGAAAAACAGGAATCAATTTGCATGGCTGACAACGAATATTCGAGCGATGACTCCGCTAGCACAGATTTTGTAATAAACAAGATTGTAAATGTCTTCCTGGATAGGCGGTCTCCATCAGGTTTTCCGGTGCTACTACAGAATCCACCATTATGGAAACAAATACATACCGATCAGTACGTACAGAAGACGTCGATCATACCGCCGGCCCCGTCGCCTATGAGACATTTGTACTACGATTATCCCGAGTTTATGGAGAACCCGAAGATTGATACGCTTTTAACAGTGTTAGATTTTGCGAATGTTAACCATCTTTAA